DNA sequence from the Pichia kudriavzevii chromosome 4, complete sequence genome:
AGAAACaggacaagaagaagtCCAAAAACCAACTTAGAAGAGAGCGGGCGAAATTTAAGAGGCAGGAGAAAAGCGGCAATGTTTCGACTTCCATACAGGATATTGCACCAGCCTCTACCTCGACTGGAGCCGTCGAATCAAGCGTCAAAGCCACAAGAGAGTCACAACCTGCAGAGCCGGAATTTATAGTAGATGAGTCTAACAAGGCTCTAGCTGAAATGTACAAAGACATTTTGAGAAAGTTTGATCTTTCGAACAATGTAGAAGGAGATGAACAGGATCAGGAACTGGAACTCATTACGCCAACTGGAAGGAGCAATACCCACATACAGAAAAGTGAAGATGGAAACAAAGCTACGGCGGAGAAGGAGAACGTGAGGCAAACCGGTGATTTTGATAAGACTGACAACAAGCCATTGTCAAAAaggcaattgaaaaaactttATTCAATTCCTCTATATGTTCTTAAAAGTGAGTCCAAACGACCTGAGTTGATCGAATGGATGGATGCAAATGCTCAAGATCCAAGgttgtttatttatttgaaaacaaaaagaaattcagTTCCCGTGCCAAGCCACTGGCAGTCGAAAAAGAGCTTTCTTTCATCTAAAAGAGGCGTCGAGAGACCTCCATTTGAACTTCCTGACTTTATAAAGGCAACAGGAATATTGCAAATGAGAGACACCAATGGTGGTGAAGAGGAGAGCACATTGAAGCAGAGAATGAGGGAAAGAATCCAACCTAAGGTGGGGCAGCTCGACATTGACTATAACAAACTATATGATgctttcttcaaatatcaaaagaaGCCAATGATGCTTAAATTTGGTGAATTGTACACAGAAACGACCAATAACGATGAtctcatcttcaaagacaaGGTGTCTAAAATGAAAGTAGGACGATTAAGTAAACGCTTGAGAGTTGCACTTGGAATGATTACAGAAGATGGGAAGATCATCTCAAAGCTACCACCTTGGTATAATAAGTTGAAACAATATGGTCCGCCTCCAAGTTATCCATACATGAACATTGACACTAATGGTAAAATCACCATCAAAAACACTAATGAGGTCAATATTGGTCCTCCTGTCGTATCAAAACATTGGGGAACTGTTATCAATGATTTAGATGAAAGCGATGAAGAGGGAGGTAATGAAGAAGCtaatgaagaagacgaaGCTAACAAGgaagataagaaaaataaGTTTGCTCCTGAAAAAGGGGATATTATGCTTAAAACTTTCGGAGAAACTCCACAGGACTATAGTAGACTTGCCAAAACAACTAATAACGACCAGCACCCTCCAAAACTATACCAAGTCTTGACGAACAAGCCAGACAGtaaaaacacaaaaagCATATTTGGTCAACAGGCGCCATCATACCAGCTTTGATTTTTGTGCATTTTGCGAGCATGAAAATTCCACCTTCACGGATCGACTGTATAcaggatttttttttttttttttttcaaacgTTTTTCTTGCTTAATCTTTTGTATATTATTATAGAGGCAGATAATTCTCGAATATCGT
Encoded proteins:
- a CDS encoding uncharacterized protein (PKUD0D06080; similar to Saccharomyces cerevisiae YMR240C (CUS1); ancestral locus Anc_8.780), with protein sequence MGATTPKKQDKKKSKNQLRRERAKFKRQEKSGNVSTSIQDIAPASTSTGAVESSVKATRESQPAEPEFIVDESNKALAEMYKDILRKFDLSNNVEGDEQDQELELITPTGRSNTHIQKSEDGNKATAEKENVRQTGDFDKTDNKPLSKRQLKKLYSIPLYVLKSESKRPELIEWMDANAQDPRLFIYLKTKRNSVPVPSHWQSKKSFLSSKRGVERPPFELPDFIKATGILQMRDTNGGEEESTLKQRMRERIQPKVGQLDIDYNKLYDAFFKYQKKPMMLKFGELYTETTNNDDLIFKDKVSKMKVGRLSKRLRVALGMITEDGKIISKLPPWYNKLKQYGPPPSYPYMNIDTNGKITIKNTNEVNIGPPVVSKHWGTVINDLDESDEEGGNEEANEEDEANKEDKKNKFAPEKGDIMLKTFGETPQDYSRLAKTTNNDQHPPKLYQVLTNKPDSKNTKSIFGQQAPSYQL